In Actinomadura citrea, a single window of DNA contains:
- a CDS encoding ABC transporter ATP-binding protein gives MTTPDGPGPRTGAGILRSALRRNARAMAWGTVLMGMYQAGETAFPIALGLIVEHALRDRSLGALGLSFAALAAIITTVSFSWRFGMRVLQRANTTEAHRWRVRVAACGLQPVARDADLKSGEVLTIATEDADQTADIIEVVPLLVSSLVAVLIAAVALGTASVGLGLLVIAGTVGILSVLSVMSRRIGTRTGEQQARVARAGAKVADLITGLRPLHGFGGNHAALRSYRGVSGEARDQAIAVARANGAYAGTAVALNMVLATAVTLLAGRLAFRDQITTGELVMAVGLAQFIMEPLKLFSEMPKYVMVARASAERMALVLAAPPVATPGSDRPAADGGLEVDCVQYGSLRKLKFHVPPGRFVAVAAYGQRSVTDLVSVLAGDVPPSAFEGAVRVGGREAAHLAVDALREHLLVNPSHAEIFAGTLRTNIDPSGTARMVSEAVEASLLTDVVALHREGLDRPVRDRGADLSGGQRQRLSLARALAADAPVLVLHDPTTAVDAVTEQLVARNIARLRRGRTTLVITSSPALLDAADQVLVLDEGVITTEGTHRDLLATDQDYRQALAR, from the coding sequence ATGACCACCCCGGACGGCCCGGGGCCCCGCACGGGAGCCGGCATCCTCCGGTCCGCGCTGCGCCGCAACGCCCGCGCCATGGCCTGGGGCACCGTCCTCATGGGCATGTACCAGGCGGGCGAGACCGCCTTCCCCATCGCGCTCGGCCTGATCGTCGAGCACGCGCTCCGGGACCGGAGCCTCGGTGCCCTCGGCCTGTCGTTCGCCGCTCTCGCCGCGATCATCACGACCGTGTCGTTCTCGTGGCGGTTCGGGATGCGCGTCCTGCAGAGGGCCAACACGACCGAGGCGCACCGCTGGCGGGTGCGGGTCGCGGCCTGCGGGCTCCAGCCGGTGGCCAGGGACGCCGACCTCAAGTCCGGCGAGGTACTGACGATCGCCACCGAGGACGCCGACCAGACCGCCGACATCATCGAGGTGGTGCCGCTGCTGGTCAGCTCGCTGGTCGCGGTGCTGATCGCGGCGGTCGCGCTCGGGACGGCCAGCGTGGGCCTCGGCCTGCTGGTGATCGCGGGTACCGTCGGGATCCTGTCGGTCCTGAGCGTGATGTCCAGGCGCATCGGCACCCGCACCGGCGAGCAGCAGGCCCGGGTGGCGCGGGCGGGCGCGAAGGTCGCCGACCTGATCACCGGCCTGCGCCCGCTGCACGGCTTCGGCGGCAACCACGCGGCGCTGCGGTCCTACCGCGGGGTCAGCGGGGAGGCGAGGGACCAGGCGATCGCCGTCGCCAGGGCGAACGGCGCGTACGCGGGCACGGCGGTGGCCCTCAACATGGTCCTCGCCACGGCCGTGACCCTGCTGGCCGGTCGGCTCGCGTTCCGGGACCAGATCACCACCGGGGAACTCGTCATGGCCGTCGGCCTGGCGCAGTTCATCATGGAGCCGCTCAAGCTCTTCTCGGAGATGCCGAAGTACGTCATGGTCGCTCGCGCGTCCGCCGAGCGGATGGCCCTGGTGCTGGCCGCGCCGCCGGTGGCGACCCCGGGCTCGGATCGTCCCGCCGCCGACGGCGGCCTCGAGGTCGACTGCGTCCAGTACGGGTCCCTGCGGAAGCTGAAGTTCCACGTGCCCCCCGGCCGGTTCGTCGCCGTCGCCGCCTACGGGCAGCGCTCGGTCACCGACCTGGTGTCGGTCCTGGCCGGCGACGTCCCGCCGAGCGCGTTCGAGGGCGCGGTGCGGGTCGGCGGGCGGGAGGCGGCGCACCTGGCGGTCGACGCGCTTCGCGAGCACCTGCTGGTGAACCCGTCCCACGCGGAGATCTTCGCGGGCACCCTCCGCACGAACATCGACCCGTCGGGCACCGCCCGGATGGTCTCCGAGGCCGTCGAGGCCTCCCTGCTGACCGACGTCGTCGCCCTCCACCGCGAAGGGCTCGACCGCCCCGTCCGCGACCGCGGCGCGGACCTCTCCGGCGGGCAGCGCCAGCGCCTGTCCCTTGCCCGGGCCCTGGCCGCCGATGCTCCCGTCCTCGTCCTGCACGACCCCACGACCGCCGTGGACGCGGTCACCGAACAGCTCGTCGCACGCAACATCGCCAGGCTGCGCCGGGGCCGCACCACTCTCGTGATCACCAGCAGCCCCGCCCTCCTGGACGCCGCCGACCAGGTCCTGGTCCTGGACGAGGGCGTCATCACCACGGAGGGCACGCACCGCGACCTCCTGGCCACCGACCAGGACTACCGCCAAGCACTGGCCCGCTGA
- a CDS encoding ABC transporter ATP-binding protein produces MLSAPGTRLAPAALHTATGREAARWVAARCRETPWTTSAAVLTTVAGAALQVLPVLLLGRVVDGVADGGPESILIKIGLLMAAGAPLAAAASAASTHLVGRLGADLLARLREGAVRAVLAMPSTRIEQAGRGDVLSRVGDDVAVLSKGIRTAVPTVFSAGVLVAIATAGMFGLDWRLGLAGLGALPAYALALRWYLPRSAPLYAKQRTAQADRAQELISGLDGIGTVRAYRLEDAFQAKVTRESWRVREIGIEVFRLFGRFVGRENRAEFIGLVLIIAVGYALLEAGAASLGEVSAAPLLFHRLFNPLGAILFTFDEAQKSGASLTRLVGVLGEAADDRLVGAAAAPADTEAYPVTVEGLTFAYPGADEPVLRDVDLTIPAGGSLALVGATGAGKSTLAALIAGIGTPQAGSVRIGPTDLAGLDEAGARALVSILTQETHVFSGPLSADLRLAAPEATDAELRDALRTVGADGWVDALPAGLDTLVGEGGERLDATRVTQIALARLVLTRSPVVVLDESTAEAGSQGASELERAVLAACRDRTTLLVAHRLTQARMADRIAVLDGGRVVEQGAHEELVALGGRYARLWRAWRTGG; encoded by the coding sequence GTGCTGAGCGCCCCCGGCACGCGCCTCGCCCCGGCCGCCCTGCACACGGCGACCGGGCGCGAGGCCGCCCGATGGGTCGCGGCGCGCTGCCGCGAGACGCCGTGGACGACGTCCGCCGCCGTCCTCACCACCGTGGCCGGCGCGGCGCTCCAGGTGCTGCCCGTGCTGCTGCTCGGACGGGTGGTCGACGGCGTCGCCGACGGCGGACCGGAATCGATCCTGATCAAGATCGGGCTGCTCATGGCGGCCGGCGCGCCGCTCGCCGCGGCGGCCTCCGCGGCGTCGACGCACCTGGTCGGCCGGCTCGGCGCGGACCTGCTCGCGCGGCTGCGGGAGGGCGCCGTCCGGGCGGTGCTCGCCATGCCCAGCACGCGGATCGAGCAGGCCGGCCGGGGCGATGTGCTCTCCAGGGTCGGCGACGACGTCGCCGTCCTGTCGAAGGGCATCCGCACGGCCGTCCCCACGGTCTTCTCGGCCGGGGTGCTGGTCGCCATCGCCACCGCGGGAATGTTCGGCCTCGACTGGCGGCTCGGCCTGGCGGGCCTCGGCGCGCTGCCCGCGTACGCGCTGGCCCTGCGCTGGTACCTGCCGAGGTCGGCCCCGCTCTACGCGAAGCAGCGGACCGCCCAGGCCGACCGGGCGCAGGAGCTGATCAGCGGCCTGGACGGGATCGGCACGGTCCGGGCGTACCGCCTTGAGGACGCCTTCCAGGCGAAGGTCACCCGCGAGTCGTGGCGGGTGCGCGAGATCGGCATCGAGGTGTTCCGCCTCTTCGGCCGGTTCGTCGGCAGAGAGAACCGCGCCGAGTTCATCGGGCTGGTCCTGATCATCGCGGTGGGGTACGCCCTGTTGGAGGCCGGCGCCGCCAGCCTGGGCGAGGTGTCGGCCGCCCCGCTGCTGTTCCACCGCCTGTTCAACCCACTGGGCGCCATCTTGTTCACTTTCGACGAGGCCCAGAAGTCGGGTGCGAGCCTGACCCGGCTGGTCGGGGTGCTGGGGGAGGCCGCGGACGACCGGCTGGTGGGCGCCGCCGCCGCGCCGGCGGACACCGAGGCGTACCCGGTGACGGTCGAGGGGCTGACGTTCGCCTATCCCGGAGCCGACGAGCCCGTCCTCCGCGACGTCGACCTGACGATCCCGGCGGGCGGGTCGCTCGCGCTGGTGGGCGCGACCGGCGCGGGCAAGTCGACCCTGGCCGCGCTCATCGCGGGCATCGGCACCCCGCAGGCCGGATCGGTGCGCATCGGACCGACCGACCTCGCCGGACTGGACGAGGCCGGAGCGCGCGCGCTGGTGAGCATCCTGACGCAGGAGACGCACGTCTTCTCCGGCCCGCTCTCCGCCGACCTGCGGCTGGCCGCGCCGGAGGCGACCGACGCCGAACTGAGGGACGCGCTCCGCACGGTCGGCGCGGACGGATGGGTCGACGCGCTGCCCGCCGGGCTGGACACCCTGGTCGGCGAGGGCGGTGAGCGCCTCGACGCCACCCGGGTCACCCAGATCGCCCTGGCCCGCCTGGTGCTGACCCGGTCCCCGGTCGTGGTGCTGGACGAGTCGACCGCGGAGGCGGGCAGCCAGGGCGCCTCCGAGCTGGAGCGGGCCGTCCTCGCCGCGTGCCGGGACCGCACGACGCTGCTCGTGGCGCACCGGCTGACCCAGGCGAGGATGGCCGACCGGATCGCCGTGCTGGACGGCGGCCGCGTCGTGGAGCAGGGCGCGCACGAAGAACTGGTGGCCCTCGGCGGCAGGTACGCGCGGCTGTGGCGGGCCTGGCGGACGGGAGGCTGA
- a CDS encoding iron-siderophore ABC transporter substrate-binding protein, with protein sequence MTPHRTTLTTSWRRLAAALSAAILGAGLLAGCGSGSADEPGGGARAAAGGVFPVTVEHAFGSTTISKAPERVVSVGYTDDQTILDLGVRPVGMVDQYPNPPGRTPDINTQWPWVKDKWGDARPEVVMTNGDSGPNFEKIAALRPDLIIAVYSEIDKAAYDKLSKIAPTVGRTKAEKEPFSAPWQDNAVQIAKALGKEAEGRKKVADVQARLAAARKAHPEFGSQTAVVLSWYKNSVAPFTTTDVRGQLVSGIGFKGATEIDKIAGGKFFTVLSPERIDLVDVDRVFVINDRADQEALKKFELFANLSAVKGGKVSYLLDSEGPAVGAAISQSTLPSLPYAIDAIVESAG encoded by the coding sequence ATGACCCCCCATCGAACGACACTCACGACATCCTGGCGGCGGTTGGCGGCGGCACTGTCCGCCGCGATCCTCGGCGCCGGCCTCCTCGCGGGATGCGGTTCCGGCTCGGCCGACGAGCCGGGCGGCGGCGCCCGTGCCGCCGCGGGCGGCGTGTTCCCGGTCACCGTGGAGCACGCGTTCGGCTCCACCACGATCAGCAAGGCCCCCGAGCGGGTCGTCTCCGTCGGCTACACCGACGACCAGACCATCCTGGACCTCGGCGTCAGGCCGGTCGGCATGGTCGACCAGTACCCGAACCCGCCGGGCCGGACTCCCGACATCAACACCCAGTGGCCCTGGGTGAAGGACAAGTGGGGCGACGCCCGGCCCGAGGTCGTCATGACCAACGGCGACTCCGGACCGAACTTCGAGAAGATCGCCGCCCTGCGGCCGGACCTGATCATCGCGGTCTACTCCGAGATCGACAAGGCCGCCTACGACAAGCTCTCCAAGATCGCCCCGACGGTGGGCCGGACCAAGGCCGAGAAGGAGCCGTTCAGCGCGCCGTGGCAGGACAACGCGGTGCAGATCGCCAAGGCCCTGGGCAAGGAGGCCGAGGGCAGGAAGAAGGTCGCCGACGTCCAGGCCAGGCTCGCCGCCGCCCGCAAGGCGCACCCGGAGTTCGGGAGCCAGACCGCCGTCGTGCTGTCCTGGTACAAGAACTCGGTCGCGCCCTTCACCACCACCGACGTTCGCGGACAGCTGGTGTCGGGCATCGGCTTCAAGGGCGCCACGGAGATCGACAAGATCGCGGGCGGCAAGTTCTTCACCGTGCTGTCCCCCGAGCGCATCGACCTCGTCGACGTGGACCGCGTCTTCGTCATCAACGACAGGGCCGACCAGGAGGCGCTGAAGAAGTTCGAGCTGTTCGCCAACCTCTCCGCCGTCAAGGGCGGGAAGGTGTCGTACCTGCTGGACAGCGAGGGGCCGGCGGTCGGCGCCGCCATCTCCCAGAGCACCCTGCCGTCCCTGCCGTACGCGATCGACGCGATCGTCGAGTCGGCCGGTTAG
- a CDS encoding ABC transporter ATP-binding protein, with protein sequence MMARRRKGEPDLAAAGRAGSGDGAARLAARGVAVGYGGRTVIDGLDVQIPSGVITTIIGPNGCGKSTLLRTLSRLLRPARGAVVLDGADIAGLRTRDVAKKLGLLPQAPVAPEGLTVADLVARGRHPHQSWLRQWSSDDADVVERALAMTEVSDLADRPVDTLSGGQRQRVWISMILAQGTDLLLLDEPTTYLDLAYAIDVLDLVDDLHESGRTVVMVLHDLNLAARYSDNLVVMRAGSILAQGHPRDVITAELLGEAFGLRAEVIDDPVGDRPLIVPIGRAHARAGRGGPSERSMS encoded by the coding sequence ATGATGGCGCGGCGCAGAAAAGGCGAACCGGATCTCGCGGCCGCCGGGCGGGCCGGATCCGGCGACGGCGCGGCGCGGCTCGCCGCCAGGGGCGTCGCCGTCGGCTACGGCGGGCGGACGGTCATCGACGGACTCGACGTGCAGATCCCGTCCGGGGTCATCACCACGATCATCGGGCCCAACGGCTGCGGGAAGTCGACCCTGCTGCGGACCCTGTCGCGCCTGCTCAGACCGGCCAGAGGCGCGGTCGTGCTGGACGGCGCCGACATCGCCGGGCTCCGGACGAGGGACGTGGCGAAGAAGCTCGGCCTGCTGCCGCAGGCGCCGGTCGCGCCGGAGGGACTGACGGTCGCCGACCTCGTCGCCAGGGGCCGCCATCCGCACCAGAGCTGGCTGCGGCAGTGGTCCTCGGACGACGCCGACGTCGTGGAGCGCGCGCTCGCCATGACCGAGGTGTCGGATCTGGCGGATCGTCCGGTCGACACGCTCTCCGGCGGGCAGCGCCAGCGTGTCTGGATCTCGATGATCCTGGCGCAGGGCACCGACCTCCTGCTGCTGGACGAGCCGACCACGTATCTGGACCTGGCCTACGCGATCGATGTCCTGGACCTCGTGGACGACCTGCACGAGTCGGGGCGCACCGTGGTCATGGTGCTCCACGATCTCAACCTGGCCGCGCGCTACAGCGACAACCTCGTCGTGATGCGGGCGGGGTCGATCCTGGCGCAGGGGCACCCGAGGGACGTGATCACCGCCGAGCTGCTGGGCGAGGCGTTCGGGCTGCGCGCCGAGGTGATCGACGACCCGGTGGGAGACCGGCCGCTCATCGTTCCGATCGGCCGCGCCCACGCCCGGGCGGGACGCGGCGGCCCATCGGAACGTTCCATGAGTTAG
- a CDS encoding FecCD family ABC transporter permease yields the protein MSATDLKRPVAPGVRLGRVSFVWRPWPVLVTLLLAAATFLVFCLSIGAGDFPIGLPRVVATLLGRGERFDTFVIMDLRLPRALAGLVVGVALGVSGAITQSIARNPLASPDVLGITQGAAAVAVLLLTVSGGATAAVTGSVGLPAAALAGGLGTGLLVYLLAWRRGIDGFRLVLIGVSVSALMQAVTTWLLVTADITDVARAQVWLVGSLDGRSWNQAWAALGCTLVLLAVVAGAAFQFRPMHFGDEVAAGLGVRYSAVRAVMLLCAVLLAGVAVSAAGPVPFVALVAPQVAMRLARCPTPPLAASGLVGASLLTGADLVARTALPAALPVGVVTAAIGGPFLVYLLVRANLRKAA from the coding sequence ATGAGCGCGACGGACCTCAAGCGGCCGGTGGCGCCGGGCGTGCGGCTCGGCCGGGTGTCGTTCGTCTGGCGGCCCTGGCCCGTCCTGGTCACGCTGCTGCTGGCGGCGGCGACCTTCCTGGTGTTCTGCCTGTCCATCGGCGCCGGCGACTTCCCGATCGGCCTGCCCCGGGTGGTCGCCACGCTTCTCGGCCGCGGCGAGCGCTTCGACACATTCGTGATCATGGACCTGCGGCTGCCGCGCGCCCTGGCCGGGCTCGTCGTGGGGGTCGCGCTCGGGGTCTCGGGTGCGATCACCCAGTCCATCGCGCGCAACCCGCTGGCCAGCCCGGACGTCCTGGGGATCACCCAGGGCGCCGCCGCGGTCGCGGTGCTGCTGCTGACGGTGTCGGGCGGGGCCACCGCGGCGGTCACCGGATCCGTCGGGCTTCCCGCGGCGGCGCTCGCGGGCGGTCTCGGCACCGGTCTGCTGGTGTATCTCCTGGCGTGGCGCCGCGGGATCGACGGCTTCCGGCTCGTCCTCATCGGCGTCTCGGTGAGCGCGTTGATGCAGGCGGTCACGACCTGGCTGCTGGTCACGGCCGACATCACCGACGTGGCCCGCGCCCAGGTGTGGCTGGTCGGCTCGCTGGACGGCCGGTCGTGGAACCAGGCCTGGGCCGCGCTGGGCTGCACGCTCGTCCTCCTGGCCGTCGTGGCGGGCGCCGCGTTCCAGTTCAGGCCGATGCACTTCGGCGACGAGGTCGCCGCCGGCCTGGGCGTCAGGTACTCGGCGGTGCGGGCGGTCATGCTGCTGTGCGCGGTGCTGCTGGCGGGCGTGGCGGTGAGCGCGGCGGGCCCGGTCCCGTTCGTCGCGCTGGTGGCGCCGCAGGTGGCGATGCGGCTGGCGAGGTGCCCGACGCCGCCGCTGGCGGCCTCCGGCCTGGTGGGGGCGTCGCTGCTGACCGGCGCGGACCTGGTGGCGCGCACCGCGCTGCCGGCGGCTCTGCCGGTCGGCGTGGTGACCGCCGCGATCGGCGGCCCCTTCCTCGTCTATCTGCTGGTGCGGGCGAACCTGAGGAAGGCGGCATGA
- a CDS encoding FecCD family ABC transporter permease has protein sequence MSAVTRKPSAARPGAGVAAARRRRVAGLGVLVAVLAAAGAASLAVGARALSPGEVWDGLFAAPGSDQRLTQIRLIVQTVRVPRTVLAIVAGTALGVGGALIQGCTRNPIADTGLLGVNSGASFAVVSAISLFGFTSPLQYVWFAFLGAATAGAVVFGLASIGRGAGNPLTLALAGQGVTVFLAAMTTAVALSGRQSLNALRFWNAGSVAGVGFRVIWPVAAFVVVGLVLALTVLPAVNLLSLGDDVARAVGVNIARSRTVGIVAVTLLAGAATAACGPIAFLGLMVAHVARHLTGPDYRWLVPYAGLLGAVVLLVCDIAGRLVARPGELDAGIVVALLGAPFFAALVWRGRLRTS, from the coding sequence ATGAGCGCGGTCACGAGGAAGCCGTCCGCGGCCCGTCCCGGGGCCGGGGTCGCGGCGGCGCGCAGGCGGCGCGTCGCGGGGCTGGGCGTGCTCGTCGCGGTGCTCGCGGCCGCGGGCGCGGCGTCGCTGGCCGTCGGAGCGCGGGCGCTGAGCCCCGGCGAGGTCTGGGACGGGCTGTTCGCGGCGCCGGGCTCCGATCAGCGGCTCACCCAGATCAGGCTCATCGTGCAGACGGTGCGGGTGCCCCGGACGGTGCTCGCGATCGTGGCGGGCACCGCCCTGGGGGTCGGCGGGGCACTGATCCAGGGGTGCACGCGCAACCCGATCGCCGACACGGGCCTGCTGGGGGTGAACTCCGGCGCCTCGTTCGCCGTGGTGTCGGCGATCTCCCTCTTCGGGTTCACCAGCCCGCTCCAGTACGTCTGGTTCGCGTTCCTGGGCGCGGCGACGGCCGGGGCCGTGGTGTTCGGGCTGGCGAGCATCGGGCGGGGGGCCGGCAACCCGCTGACGCTGGCGCTGGCCGGGCAGGGGGTCACCGTGTTCCTGGCGGCGATGACCACGGCGGTCGCGCTGTCGGGCCGGCAGTCGCTGAACGCGCTGCGGTTCTGGAACGCGGGGTCGGTGGCCGGTGTGGGATTCCGCGTCATCTGGCCGGTGGCCGCGTTCGTCGTGGTCGGGCTCGTCCTGGCGCTGACCGTTCTGCCCGCCGTCAACCTCCTGAGCCTGGGTGACGACGTCGCCCGGGCGGTGGGGGTGAACATCGCGCGGAGCCGGACGGTCGGCATCGTCGCCGTCACCCTGCTGGCGGGCGCGGCGACCGCCGCGTGCGGCCCCATCGCGTTCCTCGGGCTCATGGTGGCCCATGTGGCGCGTCACCTGACCGGTCCGGACTACCGCTGGCTCGTTCCGTACGCGGGGCTGCTCGGCGCCGTCGTCCTCCTGGTCTGCGACATCGCGGGCCGCCTGGTCGCGCGGCCGGGCGAGTTGGACGCGGGCATCGTCGTCGCGCTCCTCGGCGCCCCGTTCTTCGCGGCCCTGGTGTGGCGCGGAAGGCTCAGGACCTCATGA
- a CDS encoding polysaccharide deacetylase family protein: MAERAGAASEATPTARAAKAGIAPSPGASASATPSVTVSTPIPAAAAGAVAVKANELGQIPVLMYHRIMKKPELSLDRSSKELYDELTGLAKDGYHPITAAEFVSGRIDVPAGRHPVVLTFDDSTPGHFGLDPQGNPAPDTAVAVIEQVARENPGFRPVATFYLNKELFGMDDTRAAAGLGWLRQHGFELGNHTVSHPSLSGMSEKGVHKEIGDMEDRIVRLTGTHTTTFAYPFGAVPKKKAWAEKQDGRYAFQGIFLAGWRPSISPFDADFDRWSIDRVRSEGKIKENDCTKYCSTAWLEYLDKNPDERYTSDGDPNTVTFPKAAEDRIAKQYRGFARMY; encoded by the coding sequence GTGGCGGAGCGGGCTGGAGCCGCGTCCGAGGCGACGCCCACCGCGCGGGCGGCCAAGGCGGGGATCGCGCCATCGCCCGGGGCTTCGGCGAGCGCGACGCCTTCGGTGACGGTGTCCACGCCCATTCCCGCGGCGGCGGCCGGGGCGGTCGCGGTCAAGGCGAACGAGCTGGGGCAGATCCCGGTGCTGATGTACCACCGGATCATGAAGAAGCCGGAGCTGTCGCTGGACCGGTCGAGCAAGGAGCTGTACGACGAGCTGACCGGGCTCGCCAAGGACGGCTACCACCCGATCACGGCGGCCGAGTTCGTCAGCGGGCGGATCGACGTGCCGGCCGGCCGGCATCCCGTGGTGCTGACGTTCGACGACAGCACGCCGGGGCACTTCGGGCTGGACCCGCAGGGCAACCCGGCGCCCGACACGGCCGTGGCGGTCATCGAGCAGGTCGCGCGGGAGAACCCGGGGTTCCGGCCGGTCGCGACGTTCTACCTGAACAAGGAGCTGTTCGGGATGGACGACACGCGGGCCGCCGCCGGGTTGGGGTGGCTCCGGCAGCACGGGTTCGAGCTCGGCAACCACACCGTGTCCCACCCGAGCCTGTCCGGCATGTCCGAGAAGGGCGTGCACAAGGAGATCGGCGACATGGAGGACCGGATCGTCCGGCTCACCGGGACGCACACGACGACGTTCGCGTACCCGTTCGGGGCCGTCCCGAAGAAGAAGGCGTGGGCCGAGAAGCAGGACGGCCGGTACGCCTTCCAGGGGATCTTCCTGGCCGGGTGGCGCCCGTCGATCTCACCGTTCGACGCCGACTTCGACCGGTGGAGCATCGACCGGGTGCGCTCCGAGGGCAAGATCAAGGAGAACGACTGCACCAAGTACTGCTCCACGGCGTGGCTGGAGTACCTGGACAAGAACCCCGATGAGCGGTACACCTCTGACGGAGACCCGAACACCGTGACGTTTCCCAAGGCGGCCGAAGACCGGATCGCCAAGCAGTACCGGGGCTTTGCGCGGATGTACTGA
- the rpsA gene encoding 30S ribosomal protein S1 encodes MTSSTEATSTTPQVAVNDIGSEEAFLAAIDETIKYFNDGDIVEGTVVKVDRDEVLLDIGYKTEGVIPSRELSIKHDVDPNEVVSTGDHVEALVLQKEDKEGRLILSKKRAQYERAWGTIEKIKDEDGIVTGTVIEVVKGGLILDIGLRGFLPASLVEMRRVRDLQPYVGRELEAKIIELDKNRNNVVLSRRAWLEQTQSEVRQTFLNTLQKGQVRKGVVSSIVNFGAFVDLGGVDGLVHVSELSWKHIDHPSEVVEVGQEVTVEVLDVDMERERVSLSLKATQEDPWQQFARTHQIGQVVPGRVTKLVPFGAFVRVEEGIEGLVHISELAERHVEIPEQVVQVGDEIFVKIIDIDLDRRRISLSLKQANEGAAGIEEEDFDPTLYGMPAEYDDQGNYKYPEGFDADTGEWLEGFDEQRETWERQYAEARTRFDAHRKQIEEARKAEAEASAEPAASAETSYSGGGESESGGGALATDEALAALREKLSGGQ; translated from the coding sequence ATGACGAGCAGCACCGAGGCCACCTCGACCACCCCGCAGGTAGCGGTCAACGACATCGGGTCCGAGGAAGCCTTCCTCGCGGCGATCGATGAGACCATCAAGTACTTCAACGACGGCGACATTGTCGAAGGCACTGTCGTCAAGGTCGATCGTGACGAGGTCCTCCTCGACATCGGCTACAAGACCGAGGGCGTCATTCCCTCGCGCGAGCTGTCCATCAAGCACGACGTGGACCCGAACGAGGTCGTCTCCACCGGAGACCACGTCGAGGCCCTCGTCCTCCAGAAGGAGGACAAGGAGGGCCGGCTGATCCTGTCCAAGAAGCGCGCCCAGTACGAGCGCGCCTGGGGCACGATCGAGAAGATCAAGGACGAGGACGGCATCGTCACCGGCACGGTCATCGAGGTCGTCAAGGGCGGTCTCATCCTCGACATCGGGCTGCGCGGCTTCCTGCCCGCCTCGCTGGTCGAGATGCGCCGGGTCCGCGACCTGCAGCCCTACGTCGGGCGCGAGCTCGAGGCCAAGATCATCGAGCTGGACAAGAACCGCAACAACGTGGTGCTGTCCCGCCGCGCCTGGCTGGAGCAGACGCAGAGCGAGGTCCGCCAGACCTTCCTCAACACCCTGCAGAAGGGCCAGGTCCGCAAGGGCGTCGTGTCCTCCATCGTCAACTTCGGCGCGTTCGTCGACCTCGGCGGCGTCGACGGTCTGGTGCACGTCTCCGAGCTGTCCTGGAAGCACATCGACCACCCGTCCGAGGTGGTCGAGGTCGGCCAGGAGGTCACGGTCGAGGTCCTGGACGTCGACATGGAGCGCGAGCGCGTCTCCCTGTCGCTCAAGGCGACCCAGGAAGACCCGTGGCAGCAGTTCGCCCGCACCCACCAGATCGGGCAGGTCGTCCCGGGCCGCGTCACCAAGCTGGTCCCGTTCGGCGCGTTCGTCCGCGTCGAGGAGGGCATCGAGGGCCTGGTGCACATCTCCGAGCTGGCCGAGCGGCACGTGGAGATCCCCGAGCAGGTCGTCCAGGTCGGCGACGAGATCTTCGTGAAGATCATCGACATCGACCTCGACCGGCGCCGGATCAGCCTGTCGCTCAAGCAGGCCAACGAGGGCGCCGCGGGGATCGAGGAAGAGGACTTCGACCCGACCCTGTACGGCATGCCGGCCGAGTACGACGACCAGGGGAACTACAAGTACCCCGAGGGCTTCGACGCCGACACCGGCGAGTGGCTGGAGGGCTTCGACGAGCAGCGCGAGACCTGGGAGCGGCAGTACGCCGAGGCCCGCACGCGCTTCGACGCCCACCGCAAGCAGATCGAGGAGGCCCGCAAGGCCGAGGCGGAGGCCAGCGCCGAGCCCGCGGCCAGTGCTGAGACCTCCTACTCCGGCGGCGGCGAGAGCGAGTCCGGCGGTGGCGCCCTGGCCACCGACGAGGCGCTCGCCGCGCTGCGGGAGAAGCTCTCCGGCGGGCAGTGA